The genomic window TTGACCACAACTGAATCATATGTTACGATCACTTGCCATTACATGCTTAACTGGGAGATGCAGAGTGCCGTTCTGCAGACCAAAGCCATGCCAGAGCGACACACGGCTGAAAATCTGGCACTTGTTCTTTCTAATGCTCGCGACCAGTGGGGGCTAACTGGAAAGGTCACAGCCTGCATGCATGACAAcgcaaaaaacatggttttggccAACGCTAATGATGAACTTGAATGGGACTCACAGCCCTGTTTCGCGCACACATTTCAACTTGCAATAAACGATGGTTTCAAACTACcgaacataaaacacataattgGAGCTGCTAATCGCCTAGTTTCCCATTTCCACCACAGCACAGTTGCAACACAGGCATTAAAGCAAAAGCAACAACTCCAGAATTTACCTGAGCATAAGTTAGACCACCTGTAAGACCAGGTGGAATTCGGTGTATGACATGTTCCAGCGCTTATTGGAGCAGCGATGGGCTGTGTGTGCTGCCTTATCAGACAGGAGTGTCACTAAGCTATCAGATGCACACACCCTAGAATTGACAGATGATAGTTGGATTGTAATGGAGGAGGTCTTACCCGTGTTGCACTCGCTAAAATGTGCCACTACTGCCTTGTGTGGGGAATATGAAGTGTCCGTCTCCATGGTGTACCCGGTGACCGTAACTTTACTGTCCAAGCATCTCAAATAAATCCCAGGGGAGAACGCCAAAGTCAAGTGATTCAAAAGCACAGTGTCTGTATCACTGGAAAGGAGACTCGGTCCTGCAGAAGTCAGCAACACACGAAAGGTTGCATACATCGCATCATTCCTAGACCCAAGGCACAAGCACCTGAGATTTGCAACAGACGATGTTAGAGGCGCTGTGCAGGCCGAAGTCAGAGACCTCCTGTCCAGCATTGATAACGCTGGAGACACTGACGTAGAGGGAGAAAGGTCTACCGAACCACCAGCGGCTAAAAATCCACGAAATGACACCCTCTCTGCTGCCGCGATTGCTGTTTTGTTTGATAATAACATCGAGCAGACAGCAACAGCCACAACCGAACTCTTGCAATACTGTCAAGACATATGCCCACCAATGAACGCTGACCCCATGACATGGTGGAAGGCCAACGAGAAGAAATATCCCCGCCTGGCAAAGTTagcaatcaaatcaaatcaaatcaaatcaaatcactttattgtcacactaccatgtacacaagtgcaacagtaggtgctTGAGTGTGTGCTTGAGTGTGTGCTTCTCCTACTTGAGTGTGCCTGCGACCTCTGTGTCATCCGAGCGGGTCTTCTCCGCGGCTGGACTAATTGTTAATAGGTTGCGCTCGCAGTCGTTAGACTATGAATAGTTACACCGATTAAaactaatttgtttaaaaagtagGCAGGTTCGCATAAAATCATTATGACATGTATCCTTccgcatttattttattttttgatctaACGAGCATCTGGTTTGGCGATGCAGAAACGGACTGTCttgcttaatgtttttttttcctttttttgttcttCCAATTAGCctactgtgtaaaaaaaaacacgACAAAAACAAGTTCCTTGTTCAATTAATAAACAGTTTGTTTGATGACAAACCGCAAAAGATTAAATTGGCCTCCCTTTCTGTCATTGTGAGTGTGCGTTTTTTTTCCCTTCCGATTTTCGAACAGTATTCGACTTTTGCTCCTTGATTATCGAATGGCATTTTTGGCAGATATTCACATCCCTACTCAAGATGCAGTATTGTGTGTTTATCTTCTCAGAGAAGACGATCTGCTGAAGATGAGTTGGCCATGAGAGATTATCTTCAGGAAGGAGATCTCATCAGTGTATCCTGATCAAATATTCACTTTAGAGAATCAAACTGGACTGTATCAGCCTCTCACATAGTGTATGTCAtcagtgtttattattattatttcctgcTTTTCTTTAATATTTCTCAGGCAGAGGTTCAGTCTGTATTTTCAGATGGCGCTCTTTCTCTGCACACACGCAGTTTGAAGTACGGAAAGGTAAGAATCACGTCTCTCATAATGCTCATGTCACTGTATTAAAACTATAATGCATATAGTAGGCCTGGGCGATATGTCCAATATTCATGatattattgcaatgattttcTGGCAGAATAAAATTGAGGAGATGATACCtgtagagttgcgttcacaatgcatgaaAAACACAAACTGCACCTCTGCATTGGGccggtgttcatttcaaaccctgGATCATTTCAAATTCTTTACTATTTGAggtttataattaattttataaaccTCAACTCTGTACACAACATAGCAGACTCCaggtgcgtactccaggtagggaaggaggtattgccccaagtgaaggagttcaagtacctcggggtcttgttcacgagtgaggggacaatggagcgggaggttggctggagaatcggggcagcgggggcggtattgcactcgctctatcacaccgttgtcacgaaaagagagctgagccggaaggcaaagctcttgatctaccagtcaattttcgttcctaccctcacctatggtcatgaaggctgggtcattaCTGacagaactaggttgcgagtacaagcagccgaaatgtGCTTCCTCAgaagatagggtgaggagctcagtcatccttgaggatctcggagtagagccgctgctcctttgtgtcgaaaggagtcagttgaggtgatttgggcatctggtaaggatgccccctggccgcctccctagggaggtgtttcaggcacgtccagctgggaggaggcctcggggaagacccaggaataggtggagagattacatctccacactggcctgggaacgcctcagggtcccccagtcagagctggttaatgtggctcgggatagggaagtttggggccccctgctggaggccccgacccgacttcggataagtggttgaagatggatggaattATTTTAACTATAtagtaaaattattttcatttgggtGCCTTTCTGTAAATATTGATATGGGATTAATCGTAATTAACTTAGGTAATTAATCGACatcatgtaatttatttaaaaataataatcagttgacagccctaatagtaataaaaataattaaatcgaGGAAAGgtttgtatataataataataataaaatgctattgtattataataataatcttgaTTGAGTtcaacaataatacaaatattcaaCTATTCAATCAGAAAGGTAGTTGTCATGAagttgtactttttgcacaccttgttcattcataaaatattttgagtaaaaataaatgcaggtaaatatgaaatattgctttttttattgttgtattgtattactgcatataaatgaaaatagtTAAATATTCTTCTTTGTTCATTTAGATACAAactgtggaaaacatgccttaTAACTAGATAATTAtttcatgcattaaacattttaaatctacttGACTACAATGATGGTCCTCTGATTTAGGCCtgttattaaataattgtctgaTTATTTGAGATAATTgcaattattgtgcacttcaaattccaatcacattttacagcacaaaattaaaaatagccagggcatttaccttattctgatgatttgcattgaatggaatcagacagttttgcctaatccgggcagtagctgctggtagcaggtctcaaacactgctagcatcgcaatttcgcgctctgttctcggaagcccttggaaggtgcgtatgtgcaaacctagttgtcatggcaactgaataagcAAAATTCTCGCTTGGTCAAGATTTACTCGTCaggtgcaagtcagacagaaactaaaagaaggaaagacattatatttatttttataaaaatttaacgaaagtacatttacattttgtgcgatctaccagcattgcctttgcaattgactggtagattgcgatcaacgtattgggcacccctgccctggatgctactttattttaaatgtaaaaccgACAGTTATAAAGATTTACTTATATCATTTTTGCCGCAGGTTTATCAGCCCATCATCTCAAAATGGATTTCTTGTCAGCCTGGCCGATATATTGGCTTGTCATTAGTCATGTGTTGTGTTTTCAGTTGGGTCAAGGTGTGCTGGTACTCGTGTCACCATCTCTAGTGAAGAGACAGAAAACTCATTTCCACAATCTACCTTGCGGAGCTTCTATAATCCTGGGGAACAACGGTTACGTGTGGCTGTATCCCACACCAGGACATCAGGACGAGGAGGCGGGAGGATATTACACCAGTATGGAGGTCAGACTTCTGCTTTATCAGTATACTATCACTATACCGTTTACATTTGTAAATCTGTACTGATGCTGTGTTTGATTTCTGTGGTGTTGCTCGATCAGCCCGTGTCTCTGTCGGATCGTGAGGTGATCTCGAGGTTGAGGAACTGTTTGTTGGCTCTGTCAGCTCATAAGGTGTTGCTGTATGACACAAGTGTCCTGTACTGCTATGAATCGTCCCTTACACACCAGGTACTGTTACGATCATGAATAACCCATCAAAACATGACAGCTGTAgggccgttcacactgacagACATCTGCAGTGACCAGCAGTCATGAGCGACACCAAACATGGTCGATGTAATTTGGGTGTGCTTGGATTTCGCTCTTGAGAATGTAACTGTATGTAAATGAGAAGTGACACAAtcagtgctcaatgcatcatatcattaacaAGAAACGGATCACAagacattttgacatttaatcatgtgcagggTATAAATTATACATATCTGTAAATCAGTTTTcacaaaatgctaattcttgatgtCAGTAATTAGGTTTGCAGTAGTCAAAATGCCATTTTGATTTTCATTGTGACATCGTGCCtcttaaattaaagggatagttcagccaaaaatgaaaattcttataaattactcaccctcatgccatcccagatgacttactttcttctgctgaaaactttaggatcgatccgcccagCCCTAGTCAGAGAGACAgcagtgggaacgcccactaacACCTCAGTTGATCAAATCActgtcagtgtgaacggcccATCGTCTTCATGAACTCTTCATGTTCATATTAGATTGAATGTACCTGTCTTTCTCCttttaaataatgtgtatatGTTCCTTGTAGATTAAAGATATTCTTAAACCAGAGATCATGGAGCAGATCATCCTCGAGACACGACAGCGCCTGGTTGAGCACGAAGGCTAAAgaacaaaataattacatttattttccattgactgtaattttaacagtattcTTTTCATGcttgaaatgtaatttacaatTGATATACTTAACACTttggaataaatacatttttaaaaaaaagtgccTTATTGTTGcttatacacataaaaaaattatatataaaaaaacaacaacaaacacctGCACTTGAAACTCAATGGACATTTTAAGAAAAGAGTGTTTTAACAGATATTTCATCTTATTACACtatgaaatataaatgtgtgtagaAGCTATTGGAAGTAGAGTTAGTTCTCAAACCTGTACTTGTCATTGGCAGACATTTGTTAATGACTCAAAGTCATAGTAAACCTGGAGAAATCAGGGACATTTAAAATGGTGTTATCAAGGGCTGAAAAAGTTTTGGAAATTAAAATCATGGAAAAGTTAGAAATTTCGATGGTGAAAACcaaccgaccgaccgaccgactgACCAGCCTATTCTTATGCAGAAATATTTAAAGAGGATTttactgcatatatacagtgtatgtataatatatatgtacagtattgtgcaaaagtcttaagatgtttcacaaaaatatttgtcttaagatggttatttatatcttcagctttagtgtaaaTAGGAAATATAAACGTTAGAATCCCAAACATTAATttagcaaatagaaaagattagaatagaagaacagggagccctgcaacagatggcatgacccccacagagcccctcaccgaacatcgtgtcagtctaagattatataaagagacagaaacaattgagagtcgaaatagatagaagaactgtggtgaattctccaagaatctAGAAACATCctctctgccaacaaccaagtaaAACTGTCTAGGTGTAAGTGGGCCTAGGTCTGGATGGCGCCCTGGCCTGAATCGGGtgatggaggagtgtgacgaggaggggaTCATAACTGGGCCTTGAGGTTGCACGGCCGGTGCTGAGTCAACTAATCAGCAGGAGAAGGAGATACAGgggagccggagacaccagtacaagagagagagagacatacgtGCCAcgctgtatgtgtttgtttgtttaagttcatTGTTTGAGTTCATTTATGCATTAAAATTAGTTGATTGTTCAGCTGGGTCCCGCCTCCTCGCCCACCCTgttacaactgtgtgtgtgtgtatatatatatatatatata from Xyrauchen texanus isolate HMW12.3.18 chromosome 3, RBS_HiC_50CHRs, whole genome shotgun sequence includes these protein-coding regions:
- the LOC127622290 gene encoding exosome complex component RRP4-like; this translates as MAVDMRLPTVHKHISLASQSHLDSKHLVVPGDVITSDTGFMRGHGTYMDEERLTASVAGEVERVNKLICVKPLKTRYNGEVGDVIVGRITEVQQKRWKVETNSRLDSVLLLSSVNLPGGELRRRSAEDELAMRDYLQEGDLISAEVQSVFSDGALSLHTRSLKYGKLGQGVLVLVSPSLVKRQKTHFHNLPCGASIILGNNGYVWLYPTPGHQDEEAGGYYTSMEPVSLSDREVISRLRNCLLALSAHKVLLYDTSVLYCYESSLTHQIKDILKPEIMEQIILETRQRLVEHEG